In the Flagellimonas sp. HMM57 genome, one interval contains:
- a CDS encoding RsmD family RNA methyltransferase, translating into MRIISGKYKGKRLVAPKKLPVRPTTDMAKEGLFNILNNRFYFDELKVIDLFAGTGNISFEFASRGAKEIITVDSYSGCIQYISKTAKELDFSITTLKFDVFKYLGKTKEKATIIFADPPYDFEDGKFERIINTVFERELLLENGLLIIEHSDQTNLSQHEHFSESRKYGGSIFSFFDSKS; encoded by the coding sequence ATGCGAATCATATCTGGCAAATACAAGGGAAAAAGACTTGTTGCACCCAAAAAACTTCCAGTTAGACCAACAACAGACATGGCCAAAGAAGGATTGTTCAATATACTGAACAATAGATTTTACTTTGATGAACTGAAAGTAATCGATCTCTTTGCAGGTACTGGAAATATTAGCTTTGAATTTGCATCTAGAGGAGCCAAAGAGATTATTACAGTCGATAGCTACTCAGGATGCATCCAATACATTTCAAAAACCGCAAAAGAACTTGATTTTTCCATCACTACATTAAAATTTGACGTTTTCAAATACCTGGGAAAAACCAAGGAAAAGGCTACTATCATCTTCGCAGACCCACCTTATGATTTTGAGGATGGAAAGTTTGAGAGAATCATAAATACAGTTTTCGAAAGAGAATTGCTATTGGAAAATGGGCTTTTAATCATTGAGCATTCTGATCAAACTAATTTATCCCAACACGAACATTTCTCGGAGAGCAGAAAATATGGTGGAAGTATTTTTAGTTTTTTTGATTCTAAAAGTTAA